A window of the Lentimicrobiaceae bacterium genome harbors these coding sequences:
- a CDS encoding 4Fe-4S dicluster domain-containing protein encodes MEKKYWKSPEELNKQVLHSENENLIPEGKNLLDLINEEIAEKPSSRRNFLKFCGFGFATAAIASSCENPVKKAIPYLNKPEDVTPGMASHYASTFFDGSEYNSILVKVRDGRPIKIEGNTLSSVTKGGTTAKVQASVLSLYDGLARLKNPLKEGKEINWQTADAEIVSSLREISEAGGNTVLLTSNIISPSTKKLINEFIAAFPGVRHMVYDPLSVSGIIMANQNAYGQPVVPDYRFDKAEIIVSFSADFLGSWLSPAEYAARYALTRSLTNDEKKLSYHIQFESGLSITGSKADKRVAIKPSEEAALLIQLYNNLIAKDAQQEDSSAKNENETINELANRLWAAKGKSLVVSGSNDPHQQVLVNGINQLLENNGNTIDFSAALLTKQALDSEMEELVSQMNDGSISGLILWNVNPAYDYYNTNAFESGIKKIKLTVSFSPVEDETMKFVKYILPANHFLESWDDAEAKRGYYSLAQPVISPLFNTRQPQDTLLKWLGKENDYYTYLKNNWINEILKAGEAEWKTTLQKGIFESAQPVITVSMDQQILSTALAALAEIKTSDGLEVLMVQNLTMGNGNHANNPWLMELPDPVSKVCWDNFAAMSAEDAVQAGVATGDLIQINNITLPVFIQPGQALKTISVALGYGHTNFGKVANGVGQNTYPLITYKNGTRCFYNTDVKVTKAEGTYKLASTQMHSSMEGRPIVRETVLGAYLENPAAGNELHAEFEKKHVTLYKETEFKGHHWAMAIDLNKCTGCSTCVISCQAENNSPVVGREEMMKNRNMHWMRIDRYYSGDENNPEVVFQPLMCQHCDNAPCENVCPVSATNHSSEGLNQMAYNRCIGTKYCINNCPYKVRRFNWFRYATNQNFDYNMNSDLGRMVLNPDVTVRERGVVEKCTMCIQRIQEKKLLAKTENRPLEDGEIIPACAQACPSSAIVFGDLNDPNSRVSKLFKDSRNYHLLEELHTLPSVGYLTLVRNKEENKA; translated from the coding sequence ATGGAAAAGAAATACTGGAAAAGCCCGGAAGAATTAAATAAACAGGTCTTACACTCCGAAAACGAAAATCTGATACCGGAAGGCAAAAACCTGCTTGACCTTATCAATGAAGAAATTGCAGAGAAACCGTCGTCAAGGCGAAATTTTTTAAAATTCTGCGGATTTGGTTTTGCCACGGCTGCTATTGCATCCAGTTGTGAAAATCCGGTAAAAAAGGCTATCCCTTACCTGAATAAACCCGAAGATGTGACCCCCGGAATGGCCAGTCATTATGCATCTACTTTTTTTGACGGATCTGAATACAACAGCATTCTGGTAAAAGTCAGAGATGGCCGGCCAATTAAAATTGAAGGCAATACTTTGTCATCGGTTACCAAAGGGGGAACAACAGCCAAAGTTCAGGCATCGGTACTCAGCCTTTACGATGGACTTGCCCGCCTCAAAAATCCGCTCAAAGAAGGGAAAGAGATCAATTGGCAAACGGCTGACGCCGAAATTGTTTCTTCGCTCCGCGAAATAAGTGAAGCCGGAGGAAATACGGTACTGTTGACCTCTAATATTATCAGCCCTTCCACAAAAAAGCTCATCAATGAATTTATAGCTGCTTTTCCGGGAGTAAGACACATGGTGTATGATCCTCTTTCTGTATCAGGAATCATCATGGCTAACCAAAACGCTTATGGCCAGCCTGTTGTACCTGATTACAGATTTGACAAAGCCGAAATTATTGTGAGCTTCTCAGCCGATTTCCTTGGCTCGTGGCTGTCGCCCGCTGAATATGCCGCCCGATACGCCCTGACCAGAAGCCTGACCAATGATGAAAAGAAACTTTCCTACCATATTCAGTTCGAATCAGGCTTAAGCATTACGGGCAGCAAGGCCGATAAGCGCGTTGCTATAAAACCATCCGAAGAAGCTGCCTTACTCATTCAACTGTATAATAATCTTATTGCTAAAGATGCACAACAGGAAGATTCTTCAGCAAAAAATGAGAATGAAACAATAAATGAGCTTGCCAACAGACTTTGGGCTGCCAAAGGCAAATCGCTGGTGGTGAGCGGAAGCAATGACCCGCATCAGCAAGTACTGGTAAATGGTATTAACCAACTGCTTGAAAACAATGGCAACACCATTGACTTTAGCGCGGCATTGCTCACAAAACAGGCTCTCGACAGTGAAATGGAAGAACTGGTAAGCCAAATGAATGATGGCAGCATCAGCGGATTAATATTGTGGAATGTCAATCCGGCTTATGACTATTATAACACCAATGCATTTGAATCGGGTATAAAAAAAATAAAGCTGACTGTTTCATTTAGCCCTGTTGAAGATGAAACAATGAAGTTTGTCAAGTACATTCTGCCAGCCAACCATTTTCTTGAATCATGGGATGATGCAGAAGCCAAACGCGGGTATTATAGTTTAGCGCAACCTGTTATCAGCCCCTTGTTCAACACCCGTCAGCCACAGGATACATTGTTAAAATGGCTTGGGAAGGAGAACGATTACTATACTTATCTGAAAAACAACTGGATAAACGAAATTCTTAAAGCTGGAGAAGCAGAATGGAAAACCACTTTGCAGAAGGGCATTTTTGAATCAGCACAGCCTGTTATAACAGTTTCTATGGATCAGCAAATCCTCAGCACTGCACTGGCGGCACTTGCCGAAATAAAAACCAGTGATGGATTGGAGGTATTGATGGTTCAAAATCTCACGATGGGCAACGGAAACCATGCCAATAACCCCTGGCTGATGGAACTTCCTGACCCGGTTTCAAAAGTTTGCTGGGATAATTTTGCGGCCATGTCAGCTGAAGATGCTGTGCAAGCCGGCGTGGCTACAGGCGACCTGATACAAATAAACAACATTACCCTTCCGGTATTTATACAACCCGGTCAGGCTTTAAAAACCATATCGGTAGCATTAGGCTATGGCCATACAAATTTTGGCAAAGTGGCCAATGGTGTTGGCCAAAACACATACCCACTCATTACTTATAAAAATGGCACCCGTTGTTTTTACAACACAGATGTTAAAGTAACAAAAGCAGAAGGAACATACAAACTGGCTTCCACTCAAATGCACAGCAGTATGGAGGGCAGGCCCATTGTAAGAGAAACAGTACTGGGAGCTTACCTTGAAAACCCTGCAGCTGGCAATGAACTGCATGCAGAATTTGAGAAAAAGCATGTGACCCTGTACAAAGAAACCGAATTTAAAGGTCACCACTGGGCAATGGCCATTGACCTTAATAAATGCACGGGGTGCAGCACCTGCGTTATCTCTTGTCAGGCCGAAAACAACTCACCGGTTGTTGGTCGGGAAGAGATGATGAAAAACCGCAATATGCACTGGATGCGGATTGACAGGTACTATTCGGGCGATGAAAACAATCCCGAAGTCGTTTTTCAGCCGTTGATGTGCCAGCATTGTGACAATGCCCCCTGCGAAAATGTTTGTCCTGTTTCAGCAACAAACCACAGCAGTGAAGGCCTGAATCAGATGGCCTACAACCGCTGTATCGGAACCAAATACTGTATCAACAACTGCCCATACAAAGTCAGGCGGTTCAACTGGTTCAGATATGCCACCAATCAAAACTTTGATTATAACATGAATTCTGATCTTGGCCGCATGGTGCTGAACCCGGACGTTACTGTCAGGGAAAGAGGAGTTGTAGAAAAATGCACCATGTGTATTCAGCGTATTCAGGAAAAGAAACTGCTGGCCAAAACAGAAAACCGGCCTCTTGAAGACGGAGAGATTATTCCGGCCTGTGCTCAGGCGTGTCCTTCTTCAGCCATTGTGTTTGGCGACTTAAACGACCCCAACAGCAGAGTATCTAAACTTTTTAAGGATTCCCGCAATTACCACCTGCTTGAGGAATTGCACACCCTACCTTCGGTCGGATACCTGACACTGGTCAGAAACAAAGAAGAAAACAAAGCCTGA
- a CDS encoding c-type cytochrome: MNPTAGKSGFRPAGMLLAALMTIIFFLADKSNANAQNEGKQLFEKNCAVCHKIGGGKLVGPELLGVTERREKAWLLKFIRNSKELIDAGDPIAVKVYEENNKVPMLTFTNLSDGEINSIIDYIEKWEPEKEVVFNVDVNKREGFTRTEILRGERFFYGLIPFEKGGTTACVTCHNTVTNDTLNWNPSAMDLAASFMDKDGMNIYKSMAEPTSEVMRQAHAEYKLTEQEVFYIASFLSEFSHAGMKEHKIFPKKLMLFILFALLMTLALIDLIFTKKIKYRFIHVIVILVGLGVHFNLAVVEAQALSRTPEYAPDQPIKFSHKVHAGDNKTDCRYCHSIADYSKSAGIPSNNVCLNCHNVVLSGRHSGKFEINKIHRAAKSGKPIEWVRIHNLPDHVFFSHAQHANAGKIECEKCHGPVAEMDIMKQFSDLSMGWCINCHRDTKINFEGNKYYSTYEKLHEDLKSGKIDSVTVEHIGGLDCMKCHY, translated from the coding sequence ATGAACCCAACTGCAGGCAAATCAGGTTTCAGACCGGCCGGAATGCTACTGGCTGCGCTGATGACCATTATTTTCTTTTTAGCAGACAAAAGCAATGCAAACGCCCAGAACGAAGGCAAGCAATTGTTTGAAAAAAACTGCGCTGTATGCCATAAAATAGGAGGAGGTAAACTTGTGGGTCCGGAATTGCTCGGAGTTACTGAGCGACGTGAAAAAGCATGGCTGTTAAAATTCATTCGCAATTCCAAAGAGCTGATCGACGCCGGAGATCCCATTGCAGTTAAAGTTTACGAAGAAAACAACAAAGTCCCCATGTTAACTTTTACCAACCTTTCGGATGGTGAAATTAACAGCATTATCGACTACATTGAAAAATGGGAGCCTGAAAAAGAGGTGGTTTTCAATGTTGACGTAAACAAGAGAGAAGGATTTACCAGGACAGAAATACTTCGCGGAGAAAGATTCTTTTACGGACTGATTCCTTTTGAAAAAGGCGGTACAACTGCCTGCGTTACTTGTCATAACACAGTGACCAACGACACTCTTAACTGGAATCCGTCAGCCATGGATTTGGCAGCATCTTTTATGGACAAGGACGGAATGAACATATATAAGTCAATGGCGGAGCCCACCTCTGAAGTCATGCGTCAAGCACATGCTGAATACAAACTTACCGAGCAGGAGGTGTTTTATATTGCATCCTTTCTTTCAGAATTCAGCCATGCAGGCATGAAAGAGCATAAAATATTCCCTAAAAAGCTAATGCTCTTTATTCTATTTGCCTTGCTTATGACCCTTGCGCTTATTGACCTGATTTTTACCAAAAAGATAAAATACCGCTTCATTCATGTGATTGTTATTCTTGTTGGGCTTGGCGTGCACTTTAATCTGGCTGTTGTAGAAGCACAGGCATTAAGCCGCACACCTGAATACGCCCCTGATCAACCAATTAAATTTTCACACAAGGTTCATGCAGGTGACAATAAAACAGATTGCCGCTATTGTCATTCCATTGCAGATTACAGCAAATCGGCAGGCATTCCTTCAAATAATGTATGTCTGAACTGCCACAATGTAGTTTTAAGCGGGCGCCATTCAGGTAAATTTGAAATCAATAAAATACACCGGGCAGCCAAAAGCGGAAAACCCATCGAATGGGTACGTATTCACAACCTGCCTGATCATGTGTTCTTCAGCCATGCACAGCATGCCAATGCAGGTAAAATTGAATGTGAAAAATGTCACGGCCCTGTGGCCGAAATGGATATTATGAAACAATTTTCCGATCTGTCAATGGGATGGTGCATCAATTGCCACAGAGACACTAAAATAAACTTCGAAGGCAACAAATACTATTCAACTTACGAAAAGCTTCACGAAGATCTGAAATCGGGTAAAATTGATTCTGTAACCGTTGAACACATTGGTGGCCTCGATTGCATGAAATGCCATTATTAA